One genomic region from Pyrobaculum islandicum DSM 4184 encodes:
- a CDS encoding helix-turn-helix transcriptional regulator produces the protein MIWALLLFANGTALMVFNATVTAAVFNITLPVQPLSAPVVELDRVPVPALFDGKTVSVVTGGRGLVTIRYVPKIDEIGGLPAINITTSDVVIIWANGSLLVIPNIKIFNYTRVDKSLVIVTKGPGYIAYAIPRPISPPYAAARQNNTTTPAAAVSQLNKTQPATATSQQNTSAVQQLPASHTTSQNNRSQRVSPPSESPLQTTSATVGGSVESPLWLAGWWLAALAGAAAFATALLVLKRGAREVAKLGDVDRQIFEYVKKTGGAYEADIARDLGIPRTTVFRAVRRLAEQGLVVLEKRNGRNWVAPADS, from the coding sequence GTGATTTGGGCTCTCTTGCTTTTTGCAAATGGCACGGCACTGATGGTATTTAACGCTACTGTAACAGCCGCCGTTTTTAATATCACTCTGCCAGTTCAGCCGCTTTCAGCCCCCGTAGTAGAGTTAGACAGAGTGCCAGTGCCTGCGTTGTTTGATGGCAAGACGGTCTCTGTTGTTACAGGAGGCCGAGGCTTAGTAACTATTAGATATGTGCCAAAAATCGACGAAATAGGCGGACTGCCAGCTATAAACATTACGACAAGTGACGTCGTTATAATATGGGCAAACGGCTCTCTTCTTGTGATTCCAAACATTAAAATCTTTAACTATACAAGGGTAGACAAATCTCTTGTAATCGTGACAAAGGGGCCAGGCTATATTGCCTATGCAATTCCACGCCCAATCTCGCCGCCCTATGCTGCCGCTAGACAAAACAACACGACTACACCGGCCGCAGCCGTCTCCCAACTAAACAAAACACAGCCCGCCACTGCCACGTCGCAACAAAATACGTCTGCCGTGCAACAACTGCCGGCTTCTCACACTACTTCACAAAATAATCGATCTCAACGAGTTTCTCCCCCAAGCGAGTCTCCTCTGCAAACTACATCAGCTACGGTAGGAGGTTCTGTAGAGAGCCCGCTCTGGCTAGCAGGTTGGTGGCTGGCGGCTTTAGCCGGCGCGGCGGCTTTTGCAACGGCCCTCCTAGTATTGAAGAGGGGGGCGAGGGAGGTAGCAAAGTTGGGGGATGTGGATAGGCAGATATTTGAATATGTAAAGAAGACAGGCGGAGCTTATGAGGCCGACATAGCTAGAGACCTCGGGATCCCCCGCACTACGGTTTTTAGAGCTGTGAGAAGACTTGCAGAGCAAGGCCTTGTGGTTTTGGAAAAGAGAAATGGGAGAAATTGGGTGGCGCCCGCGGACTCTTAG
- a CDS encoding AAA-associated domain-containing protein: MKFPAVTVDQVLGLLKVVHNLGGRVDAMHVNDAIDVDMGDLSHVIDAAEILGLLKTSNGDLVLTEEGRSAVEKPVREFQKRLRKTLMALEPFTSLVGLVSKSGRVRLDEVLKLLIEYGYDEEGARKILGWAVFAQLVEIDNGEWVVPT, translated from the coding sequence GTGAAATTTCCCGCGGTCACAGTTGACCAAGTTCTAGGGCTTCTAAAAGTTGTCCATAACCTCGGTGGTAGAGTTGACGCTATGCATGTAAATGATGCCATAGATGTCGATATGGGCGATCTATCGCACGTTATCGACGCTGCGGAGATCTTAGGTTTGTTGAAAACTAGCAACGGCGACTTAGTTTTAACAGAAGAGGGGAGATCAGCCGTAGAGAAGCCAGTGAGAGAATTTCAAAAACGTTTAAGAAAAACGCTCATGGCGCTAGAGCCCTTTACAAGTTTAGTAGGTCTTGTATCTAAGTCTGGCAGAGTTAGACTTGATGAGGTACTTAAGTTGCTTATAGAGTACGGTTATGACGAAGAGGGAGCCAGGAAAATTTTAGGTTGGGCTGTTTTCGCGCAATTAGTCGAAATCGACAATGGAGAGTGGGTTGTACCAACTTAG
- a CDS encoding zinc ribbon domain-containing protein, with amino-acid sequence MFTYYLRCDVGRLREILGGEYRIFELGSVVKLIESFVAIYASDLPLCVYKSWRMTYADPMQFGIAKAEVLLRKDGAIVRLIRPDEKIGLPELVESTPFVVHAMDVNENGVVYRVFRMGGYVELAARGVAGGIKEAFYPKKGVNILVVDLPLTQKFQHLLTEVLELAREHYVELHTTMISDVCPLCGGRMERRGRLVRCPVCKIQLSRDVNAVWTLARNIVRRLGREQQLAELREIFRLYYPNV; translated from the coding sequence ATGTTTACGTACTATCTACGTTGTGATGTAGGTAGATTAAGAGAGATACTAGGCGGCGAATATAGAATATTTGAGCTTGGGAGTGTTGTTAAACTAATCGAAAGTTTCGTAGCTATATATGCCAGCGACCTCCCCCTCTGTGTTTATAAAAGTTGGAGAATGACATATGCAGACCCAATGCAATTTGGGATAGCCAAGGCGGAGGTTCTCCTTAGGAAAGATGGCGCAATAGTTAGACTTATTAGACCAGATGAGAAGATAGGTCTTCCCGAACTTGTCGAAAGCACTCCATTTGTAGTACATGCGATGGACGTAAATGAAAACGGCGTTGTATACCGCGTATTTAGAATGGGCGGCTATGTAGAACTCGCCGCAAGGGGGGTAGCCGGGGGGATAAAAGAGGCCTTTTACCCCAAGAAAGGCGTAAATATCCTAGTGGTAGACCTCCCACTTACGCAGAAGTTTCAACATCTACTGACAGAAGTGTTAGAGCTGGCTAGAGAGCACTATGTTGAGCTACATACGACAATGATCTCAGACGTCTGTCCGCTCTGTGGAGGAAGAATGGAGAGACGTGGGAGACTTGTCAGATGTCCTGTTTGTAAAATCCAGTTAAGTAGAGATGTCAACGCCGTGTGGACTCTCGCAAGGAATATAGTTAGGAGACTCGGCCGGGAGCAACAGTTAGCCGAACTCAGGGAGATCTTCCGGCTCTACTACCCAAATGTGTAG
- a CDS encoding ABC transporter ATP-binding protein — protein MALIEIIKVRKSYGNVVVFNDLTMSIAKGEFAALLGPSGCGKSTLLRMIAGLEKPDAGIIKFRDELIRGPRREIALMFQSPTLLPWKTALDNVALPLVARGMSWNEAREIAMRYLSFVGLSGFEEAYPRQLSGGMQQRVALARALAVEPEVLLLDEPFSALDPLTAESLRAEIVKLWHDNLTTIHTVVMVTHSVDEAVYMANRVVVFSPRPAKVVADIKIDLPYPRNRRSPEFQKYLDQIYAYI, from the coding sequence ATGGCACTCATAGAGATAATAAAAGTCAGGAAGAGCTATGGAAACGTAGTAGTGTTTAACGATCTTACGATGTCTATAGCTAAAGGCGAGTTTGCCGCCTTACTTGGCCCCTCTGGATGTGGCAAAAGCACATTATTAAGGATGATAGCTGGTTTGGAGAAGCCAGATGCTGGCATAATTAAATTCAGGGACGAATTAATTCGAGGGCCTAGACGTGAGATTGCGCTTATGTTTCAATCGCCCACGTTATTGCCTTGGAAAACTGCGCTTGACAATGTGGCCTTGCCGCTAGTGGCCAGAGGTATGAGCTGGAATGAGGCAAGAGAGATAGCAATGAGATATCTATCTTTTGTCGGCCTCTCGGGCTTTGAGGAAGCATATCCACGTCAGCTGTCGGGAGGTATGCAACAAAGAGTGGCGCTTGCGAGAGCTCTCGCAGTAGAGCCAGAGGTTTTGTTACTAGACGAGCCTTTCTCAGCGCTTGACCCCCTCACAGCAGAGAGCCTAAGAGCCGAGATTGTCAAATTATGGCATGACAACCTTACCACAATACATACAGTGGTTATGGTTACACATTCAGTAGACGAAGCCGTATACATGGCCAACAGAGTTGTTGTATTTAGCCCCCGCCCCGCAAAAGTAGTAGCTGACATAAAGATAGATCTGCCATACCCCAGGAATAGGAGAAGCCCGGAATTTCAGAAATACCTAGATCAGATATATGCCTATATTTAA
- a CDS encoding RAD55 family ATPase translates to MGFKTGIDPIDEQIPEGIPPGYVVLIEGFLGVGKTFFATTIAATAAKAGASILFFAIDSMADEVLEDVKRRGAPVSNITIVDGFAAPNERYSKLKPPVKHRLENPDAYALLNKLAEFTNDFRNGVVIIDSLNEILMRSPGSALDIFRAFKIFAKYTNSIVVATAHTDVEEVYGILTTAEHLADMIIQIEVDPNLEEMGLYVRRMRIARARRMKVVHDWIHFEVSNGRVVEIDVKTMLKMLNKQLREMGIEIRRPPS, encoded by the coding sequence GTGGGTTTTAAAACAGGTATTGACCCGATAGACGAACAAATACCGGAGGGCATTCCGCCAGGCTACGTCGTATTAATTGAGGGCTTTCTAGGAGTGGGAAAGACGTTTTTTGCCACCACAATAGCGGCCACCGCGGCTAAAGCCGGCGCGTCTATCCTATTCTTTGCTATAGATAGTATGGCTGACGAAGTTTTAGAAGACGTCAAGAGGAGGGGGGCGCCTGTTTCAAATATAACTATTGTAGACGGCTTCGCCGCCCCCAATGAGCGCTATTCTAAACTTAAGCCTCCTGTAAAACACAGACTAGAAAACCCGGATGCATATGCTCTTTTGAATAAACTAGCGGAATTTACAAACGATTTTAGAAATGGAGTTGTAATTATAGACTCGCTTAATGAGATATTAATGCGGAGCCCAGGGTCGGCTCTAGATATATTCCGTGCTTTTAAAATTTTTGCAAAATATACAAACTCTATTGTAGTCGCTACGGCGCATACAGACGTAGAGGAGGTCTACGGTATTTTAACAACGGCAGAACATCTGGCAGATATGATAATTCAAATAGAGGTTGATCCAAACTTAGAGGAAATGGGGCTCTATGTTCGACGTATGAGAATAGCCAGAGCGAGAAGAATGAAGGTAGTACACGACTGGATACATTTTGAAGTGTCTAACGGCCGCGTGGTAGAAATCGACGTAAAAACGATGTTAAAAATGCTAAATAAACAACTTAGAGAAATGGGCATTGAAATAAGACGTCCTCCTTCGTAG
- a CDS encoding translation initiation factor aIF-1A, translating to MSEFRTPGEGEVLGKIVEMLGDGRFKVICADGQIRVARLPGRLRKRLWLKAGDYVIVALWDFDPAKGDIVHKYEKRDIEELKRRGYAETIENLDRYV from the coding sequence ATGTCAGAGTTTAGAACGCCCGGAGAGGGGGAGGTTCTTGGCAAAATTGTTGAGATGCTTGGCGATGGTAGGTTCAAAGTTATTTGCGCAGATGGTCAGATTAGAGTAGCGCGGCTCCCCGGACGGTTGAGAAAAAGACTGTGGCTTAAGGCGGGCGACTACGTGATAGTGGCTCTATGGGATTTCGACCCGGCTAAAGGCGATATTGTACATAAATATGAGAAAAGAGACATAGAGGAACTCAAGCGGAGAGGTTATGCGGAGACCATAGAAAACCTTGACCGTTACGTGTGA
- a CDS encoding SPL family radical SAM protein produces the protein MRISLYVVRPFDPWKNPLCTCPVKYGVNPYTGCGHGCLYCYITSYISNAFNPRPKEDLVEKIRRDLEKIPRGSIVALSNSSDPYTPPEATLGLTRKVLQILLERGYKVIITTKSPLVLRDLDIFTRNRGRVVVQITITTLREDLAAVLEPRAPRPAGRLEAVRRLASVGIPVSVRLDPLIPYINDDIDNIEEVVSAAAAAGAVHLVASTYKAKPDNFARMAKAFPEKLSLWQQLYFKEGKYFHGQWYAAESYRRKVLETVAKIANRLRLQFTICREEFIDLNTPGTYCDGSHLFSQAE, from the coding sequence ATGCGTATTTCTTTATATGTCGTAAGGCCGTTCGACCCCTGGAAAAACCCACTTTGTACATGCCCTGTGAAATATGGAGTAAACCCATACACGGGGTGTGGCCACGGCTGTCTATATTGCTATATAACGTCATATATCTCCAACGCGTTTAACCCAAGGCCAAAGGAGGATTTAGTGGAAAAAATTAGGAGAGATTTAGAGAAAATCCCAAGAGGCTCTATAGTTGCCCTATCTAATTCTTCAGACCCATACACTCCTCCTGAGGCGACTCTCGGCCTTACGAGAAAGGTGTTGCAGATTTTACTTGAGAGAGGTTATAAAGTGATTATCACGACAAAATCCCCCCTTGTGCTTAGAGACCTAGACATATTTACGCGTAATAGAGGGAGGGTAGTAGTGCAGATTACAATTACTACCCTCCGCGAGGATCTTGCTGCTGTTTTAGAACCGAGGGCGCCTCGCCCTGCGGGAAGATTAGAAGCAGTACGCCGTTTGGCGTCTGTAGGTATACCAGTTAGTGTTAGACTTGATCCACTGATACCTTATATAAATGACGACATTGACAATATAGAGGAGGTAGTGTCAGCTGCCGCGGCTGCGGGCGCTGTGCATCTAGTCGCCAGCACCTACAAGGCCAAGCCAGATAATTTCGCCCGTATGGCCAAGGCATTCCCGGAGAAGCTATCTCTTTGGCAACAGCTCTATTTTAAAGAGGGGAAATACTTCCACGGCCAGTGGTACGCCGCCGAGAGCTACAGGCGGAAAGTTCTAGAAACAGTAGCTAAAATAGCGAATAGGCTAAGGTTACAATTTACCATCTGCCGCGAGGAGTTTATAGACCTTAACACGCCTGGCACATACTGCGATGGGAGCCACCTATTTTCACAGGCGGAATAA
- a CDS encoding metallophosphoesterase family protein, translating to MKLLLVADIHDGIRNIKAVGGNYDAVIAAGDFTYRKSLSAAIEVLEALAQIAPVYFVPGNTDPPELANYETNVIKPLHGRTQKLGPYTIGGAGGSLPTPFNDLFRVSEEELETLLRSLNPTPQILVVHNPPRGHLDKVGGVKPVGSIAVKRYIEEKQPLLSVHGHIHEDRSLDVLGDTILVNPGSLKDGHYAEATLDGTKIIVQLRSIKI from the coding sequence ATGAAACTTCTCTTAGTAGCGGATATACACGACGGGATAAGAAATATAAAAGCCGTAGGCGGCAATTACGACGCAGTTATTGCCGCCGGCGACTTCACATACCGTAAAAGTTTAAGCGCCGCCATAGAAGTATTAGAGGCTTTGGCCCAGATAGCCCCTGTCTATTTTGTACCAGGCAATACAGACCCCCCAGAGCTGGCTAATTACGAGACTAACGTCATAAAGCCGCTCCATGGGAGGACGCAAAAATTAGGCCCGTATACTATAGGCGGCGCCGGCGGCAGTTTACCCACGCCATTTAACGACCTCTTTCGAGTTTCTGAAGAAGAACTTGAGACGCTCCTACGATCTTTAAATCCAACTCCACAGATTTTAGTTGTCCACAATCCGCCAAGGGGGCACTTAGATAAAGTAGGTGGTGTAAAGCCGGTGGGCAGTATTGCCGTAAAGAGGTATATAGAGGAGAAACAACCGCTACTCTCTGTACATGGACATATACATGAAGACAGAAGCTTAGATGTCTTAGGCGACACCATATTAGTCAACCCAGGTTCTTTAAAAGACGGCCACTATGCAGAGGCTACGCTAGACGGCACTAAGATTATTGTACAACTACGCTCAATCAAGATTTAG